The following proteins are co-located in the Lagenorhynchus albirostris chromosome 2, mLagAlb1.1, whole genome shotgun sequence genome:
- the LOC132514880 gene encoding phosphopantothenate--cysteine ligase isoform X3, whose protein sequence is MKMVPKMLSPLVKDWAPKAFIISFKLETDPSIVIDRARNALEIYRHQVVVANILDSRRSFVVIITKESETKLLLSEEEVGKGIEIEEKIVDDLQSRHTAFIHDKN, encoded by the coding sequence ATGAAGATGGTGCCAAAAATGCTTTCTCCTTTGGTTAAAGACTGGGCTCCCAAAGCatttataatttcctttaagTTGGAGACTGACCCCTCCATTGTAATTGATCGTGCACGGAATGCTTTGGAAATTTATCGACATCAAGTGGTGGTGGCTAACATCCTTGATTCACGACGGTCCTTTGTGGTTATTATAACCAAAGAGTCAGAAACCAAGTTATTGTTATCAGAGGAAGAAGTAGGAAAAGGTATAGAGATAGAAGAGAAGATAGTGGATGATCTTCAGTCTCGACATACCGCTTTTATACATGACAAAAACTGA